The following proteins are encoded in a genomic region of Mustela erminea isolate mMusErm1 chromosome 3, mMusErm1.Pri, whole genome shotgun sequence:
- the IBA57 gene encoding putative transferase CAF17, mitochondrial isoform X3: MGWRLLTQDKGLALVSGGQLGDLRDYHRHRYQHGVPEGIHDLPPGVALPLESNLAFMNGVSFSKGCYIGQELTARTHHMGVIRKRLFPVRLLGPLPAGGITPGSLVLTESGQAAGKYRAGQGDVGLALLRSEKIKGPLHIRTSESGRVALTASVPDWWPTAK, from the exons ATGGGCTGGCGTCTTCTCACCCAGGATAAGGGCCTGGCCCTGGTGTCCGGCGGCCAGCTGGGAGACCTCCGGGACTATCACCGGCACCGGTACCAGCACG GCGTTCCCGAAGGCATCCATGACCTGCCTCCAGGAGTGGCCCTGCCCCTGGAGTCCAACCTGGCTTTCATGAATGGTGTCAGCTTTAGCAAGGGCTGCTACATTGGCCAGGAGCTGACAGCGCGCACCCACCACATGGGTGTCATCCGCAAGCGGCTCTTCCCGGTGCGGCTGTTGGGCCCTCTCCCAGCAGGTGGCATCACCCCTGGGTCCTTGGTGCTCACTGAGTCGGGGCAGGCAGCCGGCAAGTACAGGGCCGGCCAGGGAGACGTGGGCCTGGCCCTGCTGCGGTCAGAGAAAATCAAGGGCCCTCTCCACATCAGGACCTCTGAGAGTGGCCGGGTGGCCTTAACTGCATCCGTGCCAGACTGGTGGCCCACAGCCAAGTAG
- the IBA57 gene encoding putative transferase CAF17, mitochondrial isoform X2, with protein MAAAALLRGAVPGRSGPAWQWRLRATPRRRLVHGLGRHGDDPTDGAAWACFPLGERSLLRVRGPDSAPFLLGLLTNELPLPGPADGATPPPARAGYAHFLNVQGRTLYDVLVYRLPECDCSEVPTFLLECDRAVLGALQTHLGLYKIRRKVIVEPCPELCVWSVLPCTPVESYGAVLLREPAERTTILARDPRTCCMGWRLLTQDKGLALVSGGQLGDLRDYHRHRYQHGVPEGIHDLPPGVALPLESNLAFMNGVSFSKGCYIGQELTARTHHMGVIRKRLFPVRLLGPLPAGGITPGSLVLTESGQAAGKYRAGQGDVGLALLRSEKIKGPLHIRTSESGRVALTASVPDWWPTAK; from the exons ATGGCGGCTGCGGCCCTGCTTCGGGGCGCGGTTCCGGGACGCAGCGGCCCGGCCTGGCAATGGCGGCTGCGCGCGACCCCGAGGCGTCGCCTGGTCCACGGCTTGGGCCGTCACGGCGACGACCCCACGGACGGCGCGGCTTGGGCCTGCTTCCCGCTAGGCGAGCGCTCCTTGCTGCGCGTGCGCGGGCCCGACTCCGCGCCTttcctcctggggctgctgacCAATGAACTGCCGCTTCCGGGTCCTGCGGACGGCGCGACCCCGCCCCCAGCGCGGGCGGGCTACGCCCACTTCCTCAACGTCCAGGGCCGCACGCTGTACGACGTCCTCGTTTACCG ACTCCCAGAATGTGATTGTAGCGAGGTGCCCACGTTCCTCCTGGAGTGCGACCGCGCGGTGTTGGGCGCCCTGCAGACGCATCTGGGGCTGTACAAGATCCGGCGGAAGGTCATTGTGGAGCCATGCCCGGAGCTATGCGTGTGGTCGGTGCTGCCCTGCACCCCAGTGGAGTCCTACGGGGCTGTGCTACTGCGGGAGCCAGCCGAGAGGACCACCATCCTCGCTCGCGACCCCCGGACCTGCTGCATGGGCTGGCGTCTTCTCACCCAGGATAAGGGCCTGGCCCTGGTGTCCGGCGGCCAGCTGGGAGACCTCCGGGACTATCACCGGCACCGGTACCAGCACG GCGTTCCCGAAGGCATCCATGACCTGCCTCCAGGAGTGGCCCTGCCCCTGGAGTCCAACCTGGCTTTCATGAATGGTGTCAGCTTTAGCAAGGGCTGCTACATTGGCCAGGAGCTGACAGCGCGCACCCACCACATGGGTGTCATCCGCAAGCGGCTCTTCCCGGTGCGGCTGTTGGGCCCTCTCCCAGCAGGTGGCATCACCCCTGGGTCCTTGGTGCTCACTGAGTCGGGGCAGGCAGCCGGCAAGTACAGGGCCGGCCAGGGAGACGTGGGCCTGGCCCTGCTGCGGTCAGAGAAAATCAAGGGCCCTCTCCACATCAGGACCTCTGAGAGTGGCCGGGTGGCCTTAACTGCATCCGTGCCAGACTGGTGGCCCACAGCCAAGTAG
- the IBA57 gene encoding putative transferase CAF17, mitochondrial isoform X1, whose protein sequence is MAAAALLRGAVPGRSGPAWQWRLRATPRRRLVHGLGRHGDDPTDGAAWACFPLGERSLLRVRGPDSAPFLLGLLTNELPLPGPADGATPPPARAGYAHFLNVQGRTLYDVLVYRRLPECDCSEVPTFLLECDRAVLGALQTHLGLYKIRRKVIVEPCPELCVWSVLPCTPVESYGAVLLREPAERTTILARDPRTCCMGWRLLTQDKGLALVSGGQLGDLRDYHRHRYQHGVPEGIHDLPPGVALPLESNLAFMNGVSFSKGCYIGQELTARTHHMGVIRKRLFPVRLLGPLPAGGITPGSLVLTESGQAAGKYRAGQGDVGLALLRSEKIKGPLHIRTSESGRVALTASVPDWWPTAK, encoded by the exons ATGGCGGCTGCGGCCCTGCTTCGGGGCGCGGTTCCGGGACGCAGCGGCCCGGCCTGGCAATGGCGGCTGCGCGCGACCCCGAGGCGTCGCCTGGTCCACGGCTTGGGCCGTCACGGCGACGACCCCACGGACGGCGCGGCTTGGGCCTGCTTCCCGCTAGGCGAGCGCTCCTTGCTGCGCGTGCGCGGGCCCGACTCCGCGCCTttcctcctggggctgctgacCAATGAACTGCCGCTTCCGGGTCCTGCGGACGGCGCGACCCCGCCCCCAGCGCGGGCGGGCTACGCCCACTTCCTCAACGTCCAGGGCCGCACGCTGTACGACGTCCTCGTTTACCG CAGACTCCCAGAATGTGATTGTAGCGAGGTGCCCACGTTCCTCCTGGAGTGCGACCGCGCGGTGTTGGGCGCCCTGCAGACGCATCTGGGGCTGTACAAGATCCGGCGGAAGGTCATTGTGGAGCCATGCCCGGAGCTATGCGTGTGGTCGGTGCTGCCCTGCACCCCAGTGGAGTCCTACGGGGCTGTGCTACTGCGGGAGCCAGCCGAGAGGACCACCATCCTCGCTCGCGACCCCCGGACCTGCTGCATGGGCTGGCGTCTTCTCACCCAGGATAAGGGCCTGGCCCTGGTGTCCGGCGGCCAGCTGGGAGACCTCCGGGACTATCACCGGCACCGGTACCAGCACG GCGTTCCCGAAGGCATCCATGACCTGCCTCCAGGAGTGGCCCTGCCCCTGGAGTCCAACCTGGCTTTCATGAATGGTGTCAGCTTTAGCAAGGGCTGCTACATTGGCCAGGAGCTGACAGCGCGCACCCACCACATGGGTGTCATCCGCAAGCGGCTCTTCCCGGTGCGGCTGTTGGGCCCTCTCCCAGCAGGTGGCATCACCCCTGGGTCCTTGGTGCTCACTGAGTCGGGGCAGGCAGCCGGCAAGTACAGGGCCGGCCAGGGAGACGTGGGCCTGGCCCTGCTGCGGTCAGAGAAAATCAAGGGCCCTCTCCACATCAGGACCTCTGAGAGTGGCCGGGTGGCCTTAACTGCATCCGTGCCAGACTGGTGGCCCACAGCCAAGTAG